A DNA window from Amphiprion ocellaris isolate individual 3 ecotype Okinawa chromosome 8, ASM2253959v1, whole genome shotgun sequence contains the following coding sequences:
- the LOC111573852 gene encoding adenosine receptor A1-like, producing MAEWSWVAYTVLEVLIAAACCLGNVLVVCAVCLGIRDSLREPTFCFLVSLAVADFLVGVAAVPLAVLLDGWVNVTPEMCLLLSCVVLVLTQASVLSLLAIAVDRYLRLHTPHRYKALATQRHTLLAVSMCWILSALLGFTPLFGWNNYSSLTSDSTNTSSTSSIPPPCTFLSVISLPFMVYFNFLGCVMAPLLVMSILYTRIFWSLQGRLRESCPQTQVPLLKEKKLACSLALVLILFAGCWIPLHLMNCLLLFHGPHAVTQGCLYTGRYSSVSRQLSSQPRGLRLPHPKDPAGLQSNMEALP from the exons ATGGCTGAATGGAGCTGGGTGGCCTACACCGTGCTAGAGGTGCTGATTGCTGCGGCGTGCTGCCTTGGGAATGTGTTGGTggtgtgtgctgtgtgtctgGGTATCCGGGATTCCCTTCGAGAGCCAACCTTCTGCTTCCTGGTGTCCTTGGCGGTGGCTGACTTCCTAGTGGGTGTGGCTGCTGTGCCCCTGGCTGTGCTGCTGGATGGGTGGGTGAACGTGACCCCTGAGATGTGCCTGCTGCTCAGCTGTGTGGTGCTCGTGTTGACGCAGGCCTCTGTGCTGTCTCTGCTAGCCATCGCTGTGGACCGATACCTGCGGTTACACACCCCACACAG ATACAAAGCCCTGGCCACTCAGAGGCACACTTTGCTGGCCGTGTCTATGTGCTGGATACTTTCGGCTCTACTAGGCTTCACCCCTCTGTTTGGCTGGAATAATTACTCCTCCCTAACATCTGATTCCACCAATACTTCCTCCacttcctccatccctccaccaTGCACCTTCCTCTCAGTTATCTCCCTCCCCTTCATGGTCTACTTTAACTTCCTGGGATGTGTCATGGCACCCCTGCTGGTCATGAGCATCCTCTACACTCGAATCTTCTGGAGCCTGCAGGGACGTCTAAGGGAAAGCTGCCCTCAAACCCAGGTGCctctgctgaaggagaagaagcTGGCCTGCTCCCTGGCTCTGGTTCTCATTTTGTTTGCGGGCTGCTGGATTCCTCTGCACCTGATGAACTGCCTTCTGCTGTTTCATGGGCCCCACGCTGTCACTCAGGGATGCCTCTATACAGGCAG GTATTCTTCTGTCTCACGCCAACTCAGCAGTCAACCCCGTGGTCTACGCCTACCGCATCCCAAAGATCCAGCAGGCCTACAGTCAAATATGGAAGCGCTTCCTTGA
- the LOC111573885 gene encoding transcription factor Spi-B, whose translation MLAEMETMAYVTDIKMGGGRGAWSGVTPSSCPEVDLEVIEEYLQEHSLEVQPAHTPASPLATMGQHTHSHLGTRIIENSWSGQHPYEWHCDSHTPNEEYKEQTLPPAWSSTHGNQWEHVAYSYEASAYIDSDSQSSSSQYQEYQDSPSPSSDRGDRKDRDPLPLVPLSGKRKERLFQFLFEMLQTPSMRSCIWWVQSASGTFQFSSQNKESLAQLWGRRKGNRKPMTYQKMARALRNYSRTGEIHKVKRKLTYRFDEKTLRGLRGDSNTV comes from the exons ATGGCTTATGTGACTGACATCAAGATGGGTGGAGGCCGCGGGGCTTGGAGCGGAGTGACGCCTTCCTCCTGCCCCGAGGTGGACCTGGAGGTCATCGAGGAGTACCTGCAGGAGCATTCGCTGGAGGTTCAGCCAGCACACACACCTGCATCACCTCTGGCCACCATggggcaacacacacactcccacctgGGCACAAGGATCATAG AGAATAGCTGGTCGGGTCAGCATCCGTACGAGTGGCACTGTGACTCACACACTCCAAACGAGGAATACAAAGAGCAAACCCTGCCTCCAGCCTGGAGTAGTACCCATGGCAACCAGTGG GAACACGTTGCCTATTCCTATGAGGCATCTGCATACATTGACTCAGATTCACAATCTAGTAGCTCCCAGTACCAGGAATACCAAGACTCGCCATCACCATCGTCTGACAGGGGGGACAGGAAGGACAGAGACCCCTTACCTCTTGTCCCACTGTCAG GAAAGAGGAAGGAGCGGCTGTTCCAGTTCCTGTTCGAGATGCTTCAGACACCGTCCATGCGGAGCTGCATCTGGTGGGTCCAGTCGGCCTCCGGCACCTTTCAGTTCTCCTCCCAGAACAAGGAGAGCCTGGCGCAGCTGTGGGGTCGGCGAAAGGGGAATCGCAAACCCATGACCTACCAGAAGATGGCACGGGCCCTGAGGAACTACTCCCGCACTGGCGAGATTCACAAAGTGAAAAGGAAGCTCACCTACCGGTTCGATGAGAAAACGCTGAGAGGTCTGCGAGGAGACTCCAATACGGTGTAG